The Candidatus Obscuribacterales bacterium region CCGGCCCCGATCCAGCCCCACTCTAGACTCCAGTGCTGCCTGAACAAGAGGCATGACGGAGCCCGTCCTTCGTCGCTAGACTAGCGTTACAGACGGCAATACATTTGCACTCATAACACGCCCCTGATCCTCGTCGCCATCCCTGGGCGTGAACGTTGTCATGGCTCAAAATCAGCTCTACATATAGGGTTTCGGCTCATTACAAAGCCTAGATATAGCCCAAGGAATCCGTTAACCTGAAGAGTATTCGGTGATCTTTTTTTTGAACAACTATGTCCTTTGTTGGCCTACATATTCACAGTGACTACAGCTTGCTCGATGGGGCTAGCCAACTGCCTCAACTGATTGATCGGGCTCTGGAGCTGGACATGCCAGCGATCGCTCTCACGGATCACGGCGTCATGTATGGGGCGATCGAGCTGTTGAAGGTCTGCAAAGGCAGGGGCATTAAGCCGATCATTGGCAATGAGATGTATGTGATCAACGGCGACATTACCAAACAGGAACGCCGTCCCAAGTATCACCAAGTAGTGCTGGCGAAAAATACCCAGGGCTACAAAAACCTGGTGAAACTCACCACGCTCTCCCATCTGGATGGCTATCAAGGCAAGGGGATCTTTGCCCGCCCCTGCATCAACAAAGATCTGCTGGAAAAACATCGAGAAGGGCTGATTGTCACCAGCGCCTGCCTAGGCGGTGAGGTACCCCAAGCAATTTTGCAAGGCAAGCCCGAGATTGCCCGCCGGGTAGCTCGCTGGTATAAAGATCTGTTTGGAGACGACTATTATCTAGAGCTGCAGGATCACGGTTCCCAGGAAGACCGGATCGTCAATGTGGAAATTGTCCGCATTGCCCGCGAGCTGGATATTCAACTGATTGCCACCAACGACTCCCACTACATCTCCTGTTTCGACGTAGAGGCCCATGATGCACTGCTCTGCATTCAAACCGGCAAGCTGATTACCGAAGACAAACGCCTGCGCTACAGCGGTACGGAATACCTGAAATCTGCCGATGAAATGCGTCGCCTGTTTCGCGATCATCTCACCGATGAGGTGATTGAGGAAGCGATCGCCAATACCGTCACGGTGGCCGACAAGGTTAGCGAATATACCGGACTCTTAGGCGAACCCCGCATCCCCAACTATGTCGTTCCCGACCATCACACGGCGGATACCTACCTAGAAGAGGTGACCTGGGACGGGCTGCTGGGGCGGCTGAACGTCCATCAGCGGACTGACGTACCGGAAGAGTATCGCGATCGCCTAGAGTATGAACTGCAAATGATGCAGCAGATGGGCTTTTCCACCTACTTCCTGGTGGTATGGGACTATATTAAATTCGCCCGCGATCGCAACATTCCCGTGGGCCCTGGCCGAGGATCGGCAGCAGGCTCCCTGGTGGCCTATGCCTTGGGCATCACCAACATTGATCCAGTCCACCATGGACTGCTATTTGAGCGCTTCCTGAATCCTGAACGGAAGTCCATGCCAGATATTGATACCGACTTCTGCATCGATCGCCGGGATGAGGTGATTCAATATGTGACCGAGAAATATGGCAGCGATCGCGTGGCCCAAATTATTACCTTCAACCGCATGACCTCCAAAGCGGTGCTCAAGGACGTGGCGCGGGTGCTGGATATTCCCTACGGGGAGAGCGATCGCATGGCCAAGCTGATTCCTGTCTCTCGGGGCAAGCCGGCCAAGCTCAAGGCGATGATTTCGGAGGAAACGCCGGCAGCGGAGTTCAAGGAAAAATACGATAGCGATGCCAAGGTCAAACGCTGGGTAGACATGGCCATGCGCATTGAAGGGATGAACAAGACCTTTGGCGTCCATGCGGCGGGGGTGGTGATCTCCTCCGAGCCTCTGGATGAAGTGGTGCCGCTGCAGCGCAATAATGACGGCGCGGTGATCACCCAGTACTACATGGAAGACATCGAGGCCATGGGGCTGCTGAAAATGGACTTTTTGGGGCTGAAAAACCTCACCATGATCCAAAAAACCGTGGACTTGGTGCAGCATACCCAGAATAAGAGCATTGATCTCGACCATTTGCCCCTTGATGATCCCAAAACCTATCAACTGCTGGCCCAGGGAGAACTAGGCGGCATCTTCCAGCTAGAATCCTCGGGAATGCGGCAGATTGTCCGCGATCTCAAGCCTTCGGGGTTGGAAGATATCTCCTCAGTACTCGCTCTCTACCGACCGGGGCCGTTAGATGCCGGTCTGATTCCCAAGTTCATCAACCGGAAGCACGGGCGAGAGGTGATCGACTATGCCCATGAAATTCTCCGCCCTATTTTGAAAGAAACCTACGGCATCATGGTCTACCAGGAGCAGATCATGAAAATTGCCCAGGATATGGGCGGCTATTCCCTCGGGCAAGCCGACCTGCTGCGGCGGGCTATGGGTAAGAAAAAAATGTCGGAAATGCAGAAGCACCAAGCCACGTTTGTGGAAGGTGCGGAAGGCAATAAGGTAGATAAAAAAGTAGCGGAAGCTCTGTGGGATCAGATGGTGCAGTTTGCTGAATACTGCTTTAATAAATCCCACTCCACAGCCTATGGCTATGTCACCTACCAAACCGCCTACCTCAAAGCCAACTATCCGGTTGAATACATGGCGGCGCTGCTGACGGCCAACAGCGGCGATCAGGAAAAGGTGCATGGCTACATCAGCACCTGCCACAAGATGGGCATCCAGGTGGATCCCCCCAACATCAATCGTTCGGGGCTGGACTTTACGCCCTTGCAAGATCGGATTTTATTTGGGCTATCGGCGGTTCGCCATGCTGGACAGGGAGCGATCGAAAGTCTGCTAGAACAACGAGACCAGGGCGGCGAGTTTAAGTCCCTGGCAGATCTCTGCGATCGCATTGACCTACGAGCCGTCAACCGTCGAGCCATTGAGGCGTTGATTCAATCTGGAGCACTGGACTGCCTCAAGCCCAACCGTCGTCAACTGATGGACGATTTAGACCTCATCTTAGACTGGGCTCAGGCGCGGGCGAAGGATCGAGCCATTGGGCAAGGTAATTTATTTGATATGTTTGCAGAAACAGCCGACAATCCA contains the following coding sequences:
- a CDS encoding DNA polymerase III subunit alpha, producing the protein MSFVGLHIHSDYSLLDGASQLPQLIDRALELDMPAIALTDHGVMYGAIELLKVCKGRGIKPIIGNEMYVINGDITKQERRPKYHQVVLAKNTQGYKNLVKLTTLSHLDGYQGKGIFARPCINKDLLEKHREGLIVTSACLGGEVPQAILQGKPEIARRVARWYKDLFGDDYYLELQDHGSQEDRIVNVEIVRIARELDIQLIATNDSHYISCFDVEAHDALLCIQTGKLITEDKRLRYSGTEYLKSADEMRRLFRDHLTDEVIEEAIANTVTVADKVSEYTGLLGEPRIPNYVVPDHHTADTYLEEVTWDGLLGRLNVHQRTDVPEEYRDRLEYELQMMQQMGFSTYFLVVWDYIKFARDRNIPVGPGRGSAAGSLVAYALGITNIDPVHHGLLFERFLNPERKSMPDIDTDFCIDRRDEVIQYVTEKYGSDRVAQIITFNRMTSKAVLKDVARVLDIPYGESDRMAKLIPVSRGKPAKLKAMISEETPAAEFKEKYDSDAKVKRWVDMAMRIEGMNKTFGVHAAGVVISSEPLDEVVPLQRNNDGAVITQYYMEDIEAMGLLKMDFLGLKNLTMIQKTVDLVQHTQNKSIDLDHLPLDDPKTYQLLAQGELGGIFQLESSGMRQIVRDLKPSGLEDISSVLALYRPGPLDAGLIPKFINRKHGREVIDYAHEILRPILKETYGIMVYQEQIMKIAQDMGGYSLGQADLLRRAMGKKKMSEMQKHQATFVEGAEGNKVDKKVAEALWDQMVQFAEYCFNKSHSTAYGYVTYQTAYLKANYPVEYMAALLTANSGDQEKVHGYISTCHKMGIQVDPPNINRSGLDFTPLQDRILFGLSAVRHAGQGAIESLLEQRDQGGEFKSLADLCDRIDLRAVNRRAIEALIQSGALDCLKPNRRQLMDDLDLILDWAQARAKDRAIGQGNLFDMFAETADNPAIDTFESAPTAPPVDDYPQQEKLKLEKELIGFYISDHPLKDIQQSAKVLAPINLNQLAERASAEKDNETISAIVMLVSVKPVITKKGDRMAIIQLEDLSGQVEGVVFPKSFERIGHLIEPDARLMVWGKADRRDDRRIQLIVEDAEPIEAVQLVMIDLPLETANDITQRNRLREILKQQRGAEDDGARVSVIASVGANGQRQLVRFGAQFRVHDSHQAVAVLTQAGFQARTSSLLPAGRA